Proteins from a single region of Kineosporia corallincola:
- the gyrB gene encoding DNA topoisomerase (ATP-hydrolyzing) subunit B, which produces MPSAPETTPETVVGADGVAYDASAITVLEGLEAVRKRPGMYIGSTGERGLHHLVYEVVDNAVDEAMAGYCDDIKVTILADGGIRVVDNGRGIPVDIVASEGKPAVEVVLTVLHAGGKFGGGGYSVSGGLHGVGVSVVNALSTKLDVEVHLKSSVWRQSYELGVPQAPLAQGESIPEDETGTTVTFWPSADIFETTDFDYETLRTRFQQMAFLNKGLRISLTDERADHADEDGKQFSVTYKYDDGLIDYVKHLNSSKKNENINPEVIYLEAEDKDKGMALELAMQWTSAYSESVHTYANAINTHEGGTHEEGFRAAMTNLINEYARAKGLLKEKDPNLAGEDIREGLTAVISVKLTEPQFEGQTKTKLGNTEAKTFVQRVVRNELTDWLDSHPNDARDVVRKSIQASAARMAARKAREATRRKGLLGGGGLPGKLSDCQSTHPEECEIFIVEGDSAGGSAKSGRDPRTQAILPIRGKILNVEKARIDKVLANQEVQALISAFGTGVSEDFDLSKLRYHKIILMADADVDGQHIRTLLLTLLFRFMRPLVEHGHVYLAQPPLYKIKWAGKGNEPEYVYSDRERDAVIAAGQQAGRRLPKDDGGVQRYKGLGEMNANELSETTMDINHRVLLQVTMEDAAAADEIFAILMGEDVESRRSFIQRNAKDVRFLDI; this is translated from the coding sequence ATACCGAGCGCCCCTGAGACCACCCCCGAGACCGTCGTCGGTGCCGACGGCGTCGCGTACGACGCCAGCGCGATCACCGTGCTGGAAGGTCTGGAAGCGGTCCGCAAACGTCCCGGCATGTACATCGGCTCCACCGGTGAACGCGGTCTGCACCACCTCGTCTACGAGGTGGTCGACAACGCGGTCGACGAGGCGATGGCCGGGTACTGCGACGACATCAAGGTCACGATCCTGGCCGACGGCGGTATCCGCGTCGTTGACAACGGCCGCGGCATCCCGGTCGACATCGTCGCCTCGGAAGGCAAGCCGGCGGTCGAGGTCGTGCTCACCGTTCTGCACGCGGGCGGCAAGTTCGGCGGTGGGGGTTACTCCGTCTCCGGCGGTCTGCACGGCGTCGGCGTCTCCGTGGTGAACGCGCTCTCGACCAAGCTCGATGTCGAGGTGCACCTGAAGAGCTCGGTGTGGCGGCAGTCCTACGAGCTCGGTGTTCCGCAGGCCCCGCTCGCGCAGGGCGAGAGCATTCCGGAGGACGAGACCGGCACCACGGTCACGTTCTGGCCGAGCGCCGACATCTTCGAGACCACCGACTTCGACTACGAGACGCTGCGCACGCGCTTCCAGCAGATGGCCTTCCTCAACAAGGGCCTCCGGATCTCGCTGACCGACGAGCGCGCCGACCACGCGGACGAGGACGGCAAGCAGTTCAGCGTCACGTACAAGTACGACGACGGCCTGATCGACTACGTCAAGCACCTGAACTCGTCCAAGAAGAACGAGAACATCAACCCCGAGGTCATCTACCTCGAGGCTGAAGACAAAGACAAGGGCATGGCGCTCGAGCTGGCCATGCAGTGGACGTCCGCGTACTCGGAGAGCGTGCACACGTACGCCAATGCGATCAACACGCACGAGGGCGGTACCCACGAAGAGGGTTTCCGTGCGGCGATGACCAACCTGATCAACGAGTACGCCCGGGCCAAGGGACTACTCAAGGAGAAGGACCCGAACCTGGCGGGTGAGGACATCCGCGAGGGGCTCACCGCCGTCATCTCGGTGAAGCTGACCGAGCCGCAGTTCGAGGGCCAGACCAAGACCAAGCTGGGCAACACCGAGGCGAAAACCTTTGTGCAGCGCGTGGTCCGGAACGAGCTGACCGACTGGCTGGACTCGCACCCGAACGACGCGCGCGACGTGGTGCGCAAGTCGATCCAGGCATCCGCGGCCCGGATGGCGGCCCGCAAGGCCCGCGAGGCCACGCGCCGCAAGGGCCTGCTCGGTGGCGGTGGCCTGCCCGGCAAGCTGTCCGACTGCCAGAGCACGCACCCGGAGGAGTGCGAGATCTTCATCGTCGAGGGTGACTCGGCCGGTGGCTCGGCGAAGAGTGGCCGTGACCCTCGCACCCAGGCCATCCTGCCGATCCGTGGCAAGATCCTGAACGTCGAGAAGGCGCGCATCGACAAGGTTCTCGCGAACCAAGAGGTGCAGGCGCTGATCAGCGCGTTCGGCACCGGGGTGAGCGAGGACTTCGACCTGTCGAAGCTGCGCTATCACAAGATCATCCTGATGGCCGACGCCGACGTCGACGGCCAGCACATCCGCACGCTGCTGCTCACGCTGCTGTTCCGCTTCATGCGCCCGCTGGTCGAGCACGGTCACGTGTACCTGGCCCAGCCGCCGCTGTACAAGATCAAGTGGGCAGGCAAGGGCAACGAGCCGGAGTACGTGTACTCCGACCGGGAGCGCGACGCGGTGATCGCGGCGGGTCAGCAGGCCGGCCGCCGGCTGCCCAAGGACGACGGTGGCGTGCAGCGCTACAAGGGTCTGGGCGAGATGAACGCCAACGAGCTGTCCGAGACCACGATGGACATCAACCACCGGGTGCTGTTGCAGGTCACGATGGAAGACGCGGCGGCGGCCGACGAGATCTTCGCGATCCTCATGGGTGAGGACGTGGAGTCGCGGCGTTCGTTCATCCAGCGGAACGCCAAGGACGTCCGCTTCCTCGACATCTGA
- a CDS encoding DUF721 domain-containing protein — MGAAARARERREGANTRSGAHPDARDPQGIDKVMGRLIAERGWTETVAVGGVLGRWDQIVGPDVAGHCQPLSFVDGVLTVGADSSAWATQVRLLSNNLLGLLAREVGEGTVTRIVVRGPSAPSWRHGPRVAPGSKGPGDTYG, encoded by the coding sequence GTGGGAGCGGCCGCCCGGGCCCGGGAACGTCGTGAGGGAGCCAACACCCGCTCCGGTGCACACCCCGACGCCCGTGATCCACAGGGCATCGACAAGGTGATGGGCCGGCTGATCGCGGAGCGCGGCTGGACCGAGACGGTGGCTGTCGGTGGGGTGCTCGGCCGCTGGGACCAGATCGTCGGCCCGGACGTCGCCGGGCACTGTCAGCCGCTCAGCTTCGTCGACGGCGTGCTCACGGTGGGCGCCGACTCATCGGCCTGGGCCACGCAGGTGCGCCTGCTCAGCAACAACCTGCTCGGCCTGCTCGCGCGCGAGGTGGGTGAGGGCACTGTCACGCGGATCGTGGTGCGGGGCCCGTCGGCGCCGTCGTGGCGGCACGGGCCCCGGGTGGCGCCCGGATCCAAGGGCCCAGGAGACACGTACGGGTGA
- the recF gene encoding DNA replication/repair protein RecF (All proteins in this family for which functions are known are DNA-binding proteins that assist the filamentation of RecA onto DNA for the initiation of recombination or recombinational repair.), giving the protein MHVTHLSLADFRSYESAELPLEPGVTAFVGPNGQGKTNLVEAIGYVASHSSHRVSSDFPLIRAGSTRAVVRTAIQRDERRAMVELEIVSGGSNRARINRSPVSRARDALGMLRTVLFAPEDLAIVKGDPDGRRRFMDDLLVLRAPRFAGVRSDYDKVLRQRNALLKTAGKARRAGRKPDLSTLDVWNTHLATVGAELLFGRLYLVRALTPLVASAYESVSLGQGHATLTYRSTLGEDVGGVASDTPVQVDVPGRDALRERLLSAMDEQRGAELDRGISLVGPHRDDLLLNLGGLPAKGYASHGESWSFALALRLASYDLLRGDGDESAEPVLILDDVFAELDAGRRERLAELVAGAEQVLVTAAVAEDVPKALSGGRVDVVKGSVTRVH; this is encoded by the coding sequence ATGCACGTCACCCATCTCTCGTTGGCCGACTTCCGTTCCTACGAGAGCGCCGAGCTTCCGCTGGAGCCGGGGGTGACCGCCTTCGTCGGACCCAACGGGCAGGGCAAGACCAACCTGGTGGAGGCCATCGGCTACGTGGCCTCACACTCCAGCCACCGGGTGAGCTCGGACTTCCCGCTGATCCGCGCCGGCTCCACCCGTGCCGTGGTGCGTACGGCCATCCAGCGGGACGAACGACGGGCCATGGTCGAGCTGGAGATCGTGTCCGGCGGCAGTAACCGCGCCCGGATCAACCGGTCGCCGGTCAGCCGGGCCCGGGACGCGCTCGGCATGTTGCGCACGGTGCTCTTCGCTCCGGAAGACCTGGCCATCGTCAAGGGCGATCCGGACGGCCGCCGCCGGTTCATGGACGACCTGCTGGTGCTGCGGGCCCCCCGGTTCGCCGGAGTGCGGTCCGACTACGACAAGGTGCTGCGCCAGCGGAACGCGCTGCTCAAGACGGCCGGCAAGGCCCGGCGGGCCGGCCGGAAGCCGGATCTGAGCACCCTCGACGTGTGGAACACGCACCTGGCCACCGTCGGCGCGGAGCTGCTGTTCGGCCGGCTGTACCTGGTGCGGGCGCTGACCCCGCTGGTCGCCTCGGCCTACGAGTCGGTCAGCCTGGGGCAGGGCCACGCCACCCTGACCTACCGCAGCACGCTCGGCGAGGACGTCGGCGGCGTTGCCTCGGACACTCCCGTGCAGGTGGACGTGCCCGGCCGGGACGCCCTGCGCGAGCGGCTGCTCTCCGCGATGGACGAGCAGCGCGGCGCCGAGCTGGACCGGGGGATCAGCCTGGTCGGGCCGCACCGCGACGACCTGCTGCTGAACCTCGGGGGTCTGCCGGCCAAGGGGTATGCCAGTCATGGCGAGTCCTGGTCGTTCGCTCTCGCTCTGCGGCTCGCCTCGTACGACCTGCTGCGTGGGGACGGCGACGAGTCGGCCGAGCCCGTCCTGATTCTCGACGACGTGTTCGCCGAGCTCGACGCCGGCCGCCGGGAGCGTCTGGCCGAGCTGGTGGCCGGCGCGGAACAGGTGCTGGTGACGGCCGCGGTGGCGGAGGACGTGCCGAAGGCCCTCAGCGGCGGCCGGGTGGACGTGGTGAAGGGGTCGGTGACGCGTGTCCACTGA
- the gnd gene encoding phosphogluconate dehydrogenase (NAD(+)-dependent, decarboxylating): MHIGMIGLGRMGGNMYKRLTEAGIKVTGYDRDPAVSDVASVKELVEALPAPRIVWVMVPSGDITRNTVEELGNLLSEGDLVIEGGNSRFSDDFEHAKTLAAKGVEYVDCGVSGGVWGLKNGYGLMVGGDAKNVERAMPVFDALRPEGPREEGFVHAGEIGAGHYAKMVHNGIEYGLMQAYAEGYELLAAKDIVKDVTGSFKAWTRGTVVRSWLLDLLVKGLEEDPGFSQITGYVNDSGEGRWTIEECIANAVPAPVMTAALYARFTSRQEDSPAMKAVAALRNQFGGHATTAAGPTSGAGSTQK; encoded by the coding sequence GTGCACATCGGAATGATCGGCCTCGGCCGCATGGGCGGCAACATGTACAAGCGCCTGACCGAGGCCGGCATCAAGGTGACCGGTTACGACCGTGACCCGGCCGTCAGCGACGTCGCCTCGGTGAAGGAACTGGTCGAAGCCCTGCCCGCGCCTCGCATCGTCTGGGTCATGGTGCCCTCGGGCGACATCACCCGGAACACCGTCGAGGAACTCGGCAACCTGCTGTCCGAAGGTGACCTGGTCATCGAGGGTGGCAACTCGCGCTTCAGTGACGACTTCGAGCACGCCAAGACGCTGGCCGCCAAGGGCGTCGAATACGTCGACTGCGGCGTGTCCGGTGGCGTCTGGGGCCTGAAGAACGGCTACGGCCTGATGGTCGGCGGTGACGCGAAGAACGTCGAGCGCGCCATGCCGGTCTTCGACGCCCTGCGCCCGGAGGGCCCCCGCGAGGAGGGCTTCGTCCACGCCGGTGAGATCGGTGCCGGGCACTACGCCAAGATGGTGCACAACGGCATCGAGTACGGCCTGATGCAGGCCTACGCCGAGGGCTACGAGCTGCTCGCCGCCAAGGACATCGTCAAGGACGTGACCGGCAGCTTCAAGGCCTGGACCCGGGGCACCGTGGTTCGCTCCTGGCTGCTCGACCTGCTGGTCAAGGGCCTGGAGGAAGACCCGGGCTTCTCCCAGATCACCGGCTACGTCAACGATTCCGGTGAGGGTCGCTGGACGATCGAGGAGTGCATCGCCAACGCCGTCCCGGCGCCGGTGATGACGGCCGCGCTGTACGCCCGTTTCACCAGCCGCCAGGAAGACTCCCCGGCGATGAAGGCCGTCGCCGCGCTGCGCAACCAGTTCGGTGGCCACGCCACCACGGCTGCCGGCCCGACGTCGGGCGCCGGTTCCACCCAGAAGTAG
- the dnaN gene encoding DNA polymerase III subunit beta yields MKFRVERDALADAVAWAARALPSRPPVPVLAGLLLEADEVGVLRLSSFDYEVSARVEVAAEVMDAGTALVSGKLLADICRSLPAKPVDVTTDGSKVSVVCGSGRFTLLTMPVEEYPTLPVMPDASGTVAGDIFTQAVGQVSIAASRDETLPILTGIRCEIEGDQITLLATDRYRLAMRTLPWHPGDPGQSSVALVRARTLSDVAKALGTSADVTLALTTGGATEMIGFEAGGRRTTSLLVEGDYPKVRALFPDSVATYALVGTQALTDAVKRVALVAERNTPVRLTFTEGLLTLEAGQGEDAQASEAVESTLVGDELSIAFNPQFLLDGLGALNSPLVRLSFTQPTKPAVLSPQTDPEGSDDSSYRYLLMPVRIAG; encoded by the coding sequence GTGAAATTCCGGGTTGAGCGCGACGCGCTGGCGGACGCAGTTGCCTGGGCAGCCCGTGCGCTGCCCAGCCGCCCCCCTGTCCCGGTCCTCGCAGGTCTCCTGCTCGAGGCGGACGAGGTCGGGGTGCTGCGGCTCTCGAGCTTCGACTACGAGGTCTCCGCACGCGTCGAGGTCGCTGCCGAGGTGATGGACGCGGGCACCGCTCTGGTGTCCGGCAAGCTCCTGGCCGACATCTGCCGCTCGCTGCCGGCCAAGCCGGTCGACGTGACCACGGACGGCTCCAAGGTCTCCGTCGTCTGCGGATCGGGCCGTTTTACCCTGTTGACCATGCCGGTGGAGGAGTACCCCACCCTTCCGGTCATGCCGGACGCATCGGGTACGGTCGCGGGCGACATCTTCACCCAGGCGGTGGGGCAGGTCAGCATCGCAGCCAGCCGGGACGAGACGCTCCCGATCCTCACCGGCATCCGGTGCGAGATCGAGGGTGACCAGATCACGCTGCTGGCCACGGACCGGTATCGGCTCGCGATGCGTACTTTGCCCTGGCATCCTGGCGACCCAGGTCAGAGCAGCGTCGCCCTGGTCCGGGCACGCACCCTTTCCGACGTCGCGAAGGCCCTCGGTACCAGCGCCGACGTCACCCTGGCACTCACCACCGGCGGAGCGACCGAGATGATCGGTTTCGAGGCCGGCGGCCGCCGCACCACCTCACTGCTGGTGGAAGGCGACTACCCGAAGGTCCGCGCGTTGTTCCCCGATTCCGTGGCGACCTACGCGCTGGTGGGAACGCAGGCTCTGACGGACGCGGTGAAACGTGTCGCGTTGGTCGCGGAGCGGAACACTCCGGTTCGGCTGACCTTCACGGAGGGACTCCTCACGCTGGAGGCTGGGCAAGGAGAAGATGCTCAGGCGTCGGAGGCAGTTGAGTCGACCCTGGTTGGTGACGAACTATCAATTGCCTTCAACCCGCAGTTCCTGCTCGACGGCCTCGGGGCGCTGAACTCGCCCCTGGTCCGCCTGTCATTCACACAGCCCACCAAGCCCGCGGTGCTGTCGCCGCAAACCGACCCGGAAGGGTCGGACGACAGCAGCTATCGGTACCTCTTGATGCCGGTGCGAATCGCGGGCTAA
- the dnaA gene encoding chromosomal replication initiator protein DnaA — translation MATPNEDFPSVWRRALDSLDSVGVTPQQRAFVRLARPVGLLDGTAILAVPNDLTKEILEQRVRDTITGLLSEHLGIPIRLAVTVDSSLAGSEPVHVRTPAGGIRMFDSEENATYEVRGPMSREAGFGTPRADFRADPPADGAGSRGSSSSSRPVPDMRDLRPDGTDRAERSHFDRYQGEYQPEFPPGQPEYRQDYPGQFGAYPGARPDDDRYETDRSGRFDDGRYEGERPRYGSRREMRLNNRYDGDPQDVPRPESDLSQPTHDEDRPDTDRFDDGTDRFSTPRYDGPRLELDGRSESSRYDHGADQADQPFERPVRERARFGENEQLEDGETPDPRDDQRENLPVDGVQEDLFGYPGDSFAPDSFGPDRRGDGRFRHEVPGAPLGRERNPQGDNGFRDDSRRPGDGSDSIIDIRNFDRAKPLDSAPGSAFTVSTERFDPREGRDPQREHGGQGIQPSASPLGVHNPNGLATGQPPASSGEPVPHPEDRPARHRATAKPTVEPARLNPKYTFETFVIGASNRFAHAAAVAVAEAPAKAYNPLFVYGESGLGKTHLLHAIGHYAMNLYSGVRVRYVNSEEFTNEFINSIRDDKASTFQRRYRDVDVLLIDDIQFLQNKVQTQEEFFHTFNTLHNANKQVVITSDLPPKQLSGFEERMRSRFEWGLITDVQPPDLETRIAILRKKAIGERLEVRDDVMEYIASRISTNIRELEGALIRVTAFASLNRQQVDLALAEIVLKDLIPADDTPEITSATIMAQTAAYFSVTMEDLCGPSRSRTLSNARQIAMYLCRELTDLSLPKIGQLFGGRDHTTVIHADRKIRTQMAERRSTYNQVTELTNRIKQTSRMA, via the coding sequence GTGGCAACGCCGAACGAGGACTTTCCCTCAGTCTGGCGCCGGGCCCTCGATTCGCTCGATTCGGTGGGGGTGACCCCGCAGCAGCGTGCCTTCGTGCGGCTCGCCCGGCCGGTCGGTCTGCTCGACGGCACGGCGATCCTGGCGGTCCCCAACGACCTGACCAAGGAAATTCTGGAGCAGCGCGTCCGGGACACCATCACCGGCCTCCTCTCCGAGCATCTCGGCATCCCGATCCGGCTGGCCGTCACGGTCGACTCCTCCCTCGCGGGCAGCGAGCCGGTGCACGTCCGCACCCCGGCCGGTGGCATCCGCATGTTCGACAGCGAGGAGAACGCCACCTACGAGGTGCGTGGCCCGATGTCACGCGAGGCCGGCTTCGGCACGCCGCGTGCGGACTTCCGGGCGGATCCTCCGGCGGACGGTGCGGGTTCCCGGGGCTCCTCGTCGTCCTCACGCCCTGTGCCGGACATGAGGGACCTGCGCCCCGACGGGACCGATCGCGCCGAGCGCAGCCACTTCGACCGCTACCAGGGCGAGTATCAGCCGGAGTTCCCGCCCGGCCAGCCCGAGTACCGGCAGGACTACCCGGGCCAGTTCGGCGCCTACCCCGGTGCCCGCCCGGATGACGACCGCTACGAGACCGACCGGTCCGGACGTTTCGACGACGGCCGGTACGAGGGCGAACGCCCGCGGTACGGCAGCCGGCGCGAGATGCGCCTGAACAACCGGTACGACGGCGACCCGCAGGACGTGCCTCGTCCGGAGTCCGACCTGTCGCAGCCGACCCACGACGAGGACCGGCCCGACACCGACCGCTTCGACGACGGCACCGACCGCTTCTCCACCCCGCGCTACGACGGCCCCCGTCTAGAGCTGGACGGCCGCTCGGAGAGTTCTCGCTACGACCACGGTGCCGACCAGGCGGACCAGCCGTTCGAGCGGCCGGTGCGCGAGCGTGCCCGGTTCGGCGAGAACGAACAGCTTGAGGACGGCGAAACCCCGGACCCGCGTGACGATCAGCGGGAGAACCTGCCCGTCGACGGCGTTCAGGAAGACCTCTTCGGTTACCCGGGTGACTCTTTCGCCCCGGACTCGTTCGGTCCGGACCGTCGTGGCGACGGCCGTTTCCGTCACGAGGTTCCTGGCGCGCCCCTCGGGCGCGAACGAAATCCTCAGGGAGACAACGGTTTCCGGGATGACTCGCGTCGGCCCGGCGACGGGTCGGATTCGATCATCGACATCCGTAACTTCGACCGAGCCAAGCCGCTGGACAGCGCGCCGGGTTCGGCCTTCACTGTGAGCACGGAGCGGTTCGATCCTCGCGAGGGCCGGGACCCGCAGCGGGAACACGGCGGCCAGGGAATCCAGCCGAGCGCGAGCCCGCTGGGCGTGCACAACCCGAACGGTCTGGCCACCGGCCAGCCCCCGGCGTCCTCCGGTGAACCGGTACCGCACCCGGAGGACCGGCCGGCCCGGCACCGTGCCACCGCGAAACCGACCGTGGAACCGGCCCGGCTGAACCCGAAGTACACCTTCGAGACCTTCGTGATCGGTGCCAGCAACCGGTTCGCCCATGCGGCGGCGGTCGCGGTGGCGGAAGCTCCTGCCAAGGCCTACAACCCGTTGTTCGTGTACGGCGAGTCGGGCCTGGGCAAAACCCACCTGCTGCACGCGATCGGGCACTACGCGATGAACCTGTACTCCGGGGTGCGCGTGCGCTACGTGAACTCGGAGGAGTTCACGAACGAGTTCATCAACAGCATCCGCGACGACAAGGCGAGCACCTTTCAGCGGCGCTACCGTGATGTCGACGTGCTGCTGATCGACGACATCCAGTTCCTCCAGAACAAGGTGCAGACGCAGGAGGAGTTCTTCCACACCTTCAACACGCTGCACAACGCGAACAAGCAGGTCGTGATCACCTCCGACCTGCCGCCGAAGCAGCTGTCCGGGTTCGAGGAGCGCATGCGGTCCCGCTTCGAGTGGGGCCTGATCACTGACGTGCAGCCGCCCGACCTGGAGACCCGGATCGCCATCCTGCGCAAGAAGGCGATCGGTGAGCGCCTCGAGGTGCGGGACGACGTGATGGAGTACATCGCCTCGCGGATCTCCACCAACATCCGCGAGCTCGAGGGTGCGCTGATCCGGGTGACGGCGTTCGCCAGCCTGAACCGTCAGCAGGTGGACCTGGCACTGGCCGAGATCGTGCTGAAGGACCTGATCCCCGCTGACGACACCCCGGAGATCACTTCGGCGACGATCATGGCCCAGACCGCGGCGTATTTCAGCGTCACGATGGAGGACCTGTGCGGTCCTTCCCGCTCGCGCACGCTGAGCAACGCCCGCCAGATCGCCATGTACCTGTGCCGCGAACTCACCGACCTTTCACTGCCCAAGATCGGCCAGCTGTTCGGCGGCCGGGACCACACCACGGTGATCCACGCCGATCGTAAGATCCGCACGCAGATGGCCGAGCGGCGCTCCACCTACAACCAGGTCACCGAGCTGACCAACCGCATCAAGCAGACATCGCGCATGGCCTGA
- the rpmH gene encoding 50S ribosomal protein L34, whose translation MSKRTFQPNNRRRSKTHGFRLRMSTRAGRAILAARRRKGRAELSA comes from the coding sequence GTGAGCAAGCGGACGTTTCAGCCGAACAACCGGCGCCGTTCCAAGACGCACGGTTTCCGCCTGCGTATGAGCACCCGCGCCGGCCGCGCCATCCTGGCCGCCCGCCGCCGGAAGGGTCGCGCGGAACTCTCCGCCTGA
- the rnpA gene encoding ribonuclease P protein component produces MLPSAHRMRHGSEFSTAVRKGRRAGRQTLVIHLNRTGSDPASPARVGFVVSKAVGPAVVRNRVKRQLRHITRERLAALPSGALVVVRANPAAAGSPNLAADFDSALSSALRNSSGGGASGRRPGGPRG; encoded by the coding sequence GTGCTTCCCAGCGCTCATCGGATGCGTCACGGCAGTGAATTTTCCACTGCCGTGCGCAAAGGCCGTCGCGCCGGTCGGCAGACCCTGGTCATCCATCTGAACCGCACCGGTTCGGATCCGGCCTCTCCGGCACGAGTTGGTTTCGTCGTGTCGAAAGCGGTCGGCCCGGCGGTGGTGAGGAATCGCGTGAAGCGGCAACTGCGTCACATCACGAGAGAACGCCTGGCGGCCTTGCCGTCGGGCGCGCTCGTCGTGGTGCGGGCGAATCCGGCTGCCGCAGGTTCACCGAATCTCGCAGCCGACTTCGACAGCGCGCTGTCCTCCGCCCTACGCAACTCGTCCGGTGGCGGTGCCTCAGGGCGCCGGCCCGGGGGCCCTCGTGGCTGA
- the yidD gene encoding membrane protein insertion efficiency factor YidD encodes MGVPRLLLIGFLTVYRWLVSPIYGETCRFYPSCSLYALTAVQRHGALRGSWLAARRLLRCHPWNPGGVDHVPPVRSKAGCEHGVTAPATPSAVPASPAAEPDSPEPRANRRVAPTDQNCAPSTPRRAA; translated from the coding sequence ATCGGCGTCCCCAGGCTCCTGCTCATCGGATTTCTGACCGTGTACCGCTGGCTGGTCTCCCCGATATACGGCGAGACCTGCCGTTTCTATCCGTCGTGCTCGCTGTACGCGCTCACAGCCGTGCAGCGGCACGGAGCCCTCCGCGGGTCCTGGCTGGCCGCCCGGCGTCTTCTGCGCTGCCATCCCTGGAACCCGGGTGGTGTCGACCACGTTCCACCGGTCAGGAGCAAGGCCGGATGCGAGCACGGGGTGACTGCTCCAGCCACTCCTTCTGCCGTTCCGGCGTCACCCGCTGCCGAGCCCGACTCGCCTGAGCCTCGGGCGAACCGCCGGGTGGCTCCCACTGACCAGAACTGCGCGCCGTCCACCCCGCGACGTGCCGCCTGA
- the yidC gene encoding membrane protein insertase YidC yields the protein MQILRPLEYVVAWIMVAWHSLWSAIGLPEASGWTWALSIVGLVVVIRIVLIPLFVKQIKASRGLQLIQPELKKIQNKYKGKTDPESRQKMTQETMALYKETGTNPFASCLPILLQAPIFFALFRVLNGDMAIGPLSAELRQQLDNSTLFGSALSDTFLGSTDIGTKILTVILIIMMSVATFTTQRQLMMKNMPASALDNPFAQQQKILLYVLPLVFAVSGVNFPIGVLLYWLTTNVWSMGQQFYVIRRMPAPGSPAEKALNERRAKRGKPLLGLGAAPAVDETDEESAPQPAQRVQPKKQTKSQRSKSGAPAASASQQANENSSATEPGSPEEAAQQAAPVKPKSGRQKNGNQKASKAQGRARGKVTET from the coding sequence ATGCAGATCCTGAGACCCCTCGAGTACGTCGTCGCCTGGATCATGGTGGCGTGGCACTCCCTCTGGAGCGCGATCGGCCTGCCCGAGGCATCCGGCTGGACCTGGGCGCTGTCGATCGTCGGCCTGGTGGTCGTCATCCGGATCGTCCTGATCCCGCTGTTCGTGAAGCAGATCAAGGCTTCCCGCGGGCTCCAGCTGATCCAGCCCGAGCTGAAGAAGATCCAGAACAAGTACAAGGGCAAGACGGATCCTGAGTCCCGTCAGAAGATGACGCAGGAAACGATGGCTCTGTACAAGGAGACGGGCACCAACCCGTTCGCCTCGTGCCTGCCGATCCTGCTCCAGGCGCCGATCTTCTTCGCCCTGTTCCGGGTGCTGAACGGCGACATGGCCATCGGCCCGCTGAGCGCCGAGCTGCGCCAGCAGCTCGACAACTCGACCCTCTTCGGATCGGCTCTGTCGGACACCTTCCTCGGGTCCACCGACATCGGCACCAAGATCCTGACGGTCATCCTGATCATCATGATGTCGGTCGCCACCTTCACCACGCAGCGCCAGCTGATGATGAAGAACATGCCGGCGTCGGCTCTGGACAACCCGTTCGCGCAGCAGCAGAAGATCCTGCTCTACGTGCTGCCGCTGGTGTTCGCGGTGTCCGGGGTGAACTTCCCGATCGGTGTGCTGCTCTACTGGCTCACCACGAACGTCTGGTCGATGGGGCAGCAGTTCTACGTGATCCGGCGTATGCCGGCCCCGGGTTCACCCGCCGAGAAGGCCCTGAACGAGCGTCGTGCCAAGCGTGGAAAGCCGCTCCTGGGCCTCGGCGCCGCACCCGCGGTCGACGAGACGGACGAGGAGTCGGCCCCGCAGCCGGCGCAGCGCGTCCAGCCGAAGAAGCAGACCAAGAGCCAGCGATCCAAGTCCGGTGCCCCGGCGGCTTCTGCCTCGCAGCAGGCGAACGAGAATTCGTCAGCGACTGAGCCTGGTTCGCCGGAAGAGGCCGCGCAGCAGGCTGCACCGGTCAAGCCCAAGTCCGGGCGGCAGAAGAACGGCAACCAGAAGGCATCCAAGGCGCAGGGCCGTGCGCGTGGAAAAGTGACCGAAACGTAA